In Aciduliprofundum sp. MAR08-339, a single window of DNA contains:
- a CDS encoding DUF4064 domain-containing protein, whose protein sequence is MSNEDYPATAFALTLIGAILSMIYGFVYVVIGIYVVVGFSMIDPRLAWYGSVCLIQAVIGGVLGFIGAFMMKDPDKVHTGGVLAIISAFLSVMGVLTFFLLLIGGILALTWKGPEKKAVILPPPPPD, encoded by the coding sequence ATGAGTAACGAAGATTATCCTGCCACAGCATTCGCCCTCACATTGATTGGGGCAATACTCTCTATGATATATGGCTTTGTTTACGTAGTAATTGGTATCTATGTAGTTGTGGGGTTCTCCATGATTGATCCGAGACTTGCTTGGTATGGAAGTGTGTGTCTCATACAGGCGGTAATAGGGGGCGTACTGGGATTCATCGGAGCCTTCATGATGAAGGATCCGGATAAGGTGCATACTGGTGGTGTGCTGGCCATAATTTCTGCGTTTCTGAGTGTTATGGGAGTATTGACTTTCTTCCTCCTCCTAATTGGTGGTATACTTGCCCTCACGTGGAAAGGGCCCGAGAAAAAGGCGGTAATTCTACCGCCCCCTCCACCGGATTAA
- the purC gene encoding phosphoribosylaminoimidazolesuccinocarboxamide synthase has translation MELIRKGKVKEVYAIDPQTLLFVFTDNISVFDKIIPSKIPHKGETLCSTSSFWFEKLRYVGIKNHYLSSHGREMIVQRFEILDKPTREDVNYLIPLEFITRYYLAGSLYDRIKSGKINYKELGFKNMPEYGAPLPDPIFEITTKFEEYDRKVSVQEAMKIGGLSRDEIEEIHQIILKIDSMIDREVRKRGLIHVDGKKEFALNSEREIFVVDTFGTMDEDRWWDRKEYENGNIVQLSKEFVRQYYRVSGYYEALKKAREEGREEPPIPPLPQELVERTSKLYLEMHERITGRKLELGL, from the coding sequence ATGGAACTCATTAGAAAGGGCAAGGTGAAGGAGGTATATGCAATAGACCCTCAAACCCTTCTATTCGTTTTCACGGACAACATATCCGTATTCGATAAGATAATACCTTCTAAAATTCCACACAAGGGCGAAACTCTTTGCTCCACATCTTCTTTCTGGTTTGAAAAATTAAGGTATGTTGGAATAAAAAATCATTACCTGTCCTCGCATGGTAGAGAGATGATTGTTCAGAGATTCGAAATTCTGGATAAGCCAACGAGGGAGGATGTGAATTATCTCATCCCTCTTGAGTTCATAACCAGGTACTATCTGGCAGGCTCACTTTACGATAGGATAAAGAGCGGAAAAATAAATTACAAGGAACTGGGATTTAAAAACATGCCCGAGTACGGCGCCCCCTTACCAGATCCAATTTTTGAGATAACCACAAAATTTGAGGAGTACGATCGCAAGGTCTCTGTGCAAGAGGCCATGAAAATTGGGGGACTAAGTAGAGATGAAATTGAGGAGATACATCAAATCATATTGAAAATAGATTCCATGATTGACAGGGAGGTAAGAAAAAGGGGCCTGATCCACGTGGATGGGAAGAAGGAATTCGCTCTGAACAGCGAAAGGGAAATTTTTGTGGTTGATACCTTTGGCACGATGGATGAGGATCGGTGGTGGGATAGGAAAGAGTATGAGAACGGAAATATTGTTCAGTTGAGTAAGGAGTTTGTGAGGCAGTACTACCGGGTTTCAGGATACTATGAGGCCCTGAAAAAGGCCAGGGAAGAGGGCAGGGAAGAGCCACCGATTCCTCCCTTGCCCCAAGAATTGGTGGAGCGCACATCAAAACTCTACTTGGAAATGCATGAGAGAATAACGGGAAGAAAATTAGAACTGGGCCTTTAA
- a CDS encoding ATPase domain-containing protein: MAISRTPSGINGLDPLIEGGFPTPSVILVAGSAGSGKTTFAFQFLVEGAKRGERGLYISTLSEKTEWMLRFISPYEFFDPKYIEDETIIYEDIGKELGTMDTMKLIIKINEIIAKYVPQRIVIDPINVVGNFVENYREFLFELVTLLKNWSGVTLLTGEVKPMEKYPEDVGYTADGIISLIMRTEDNVIKRYIQILKMRGTNHSMSIHPLEITNKGISVLKAQF; the protein is encoded by the coding sequence ATGGCTATTAGCCGAACTCCCTCAGGAATAAATGGTCTGGATCCACTGATTGAGGGGGGATTCCCCACACCCTCCGTGATACTCGTTGCCGGTTCAGCAGGATCCGGAAAAACAACCTTTGCATTTCAATTCTTGGTGGAAGGAGCAAAGAGGGGCGAGAGAGGGCTGTACATATCCACGCTCAGCGAGAAAACCGAGTGGATGCTCAGATTCATCTCCCCATACGAGTTCTTCGATCCAAAGTACATCGAGGACGAGACAATAATATACGAGGACATAGGTAAGGAACTTGGCACAATGGACACAATGAAACTCATAATAAAGATAAATGAAATCATTGCAAAATATGTGCCCCAGAGAATAGTCATTGACCCTATAAATGTGGTGGGAAACTTTGTGGAGAATTACAGAGAGTTTCTGTTTGAGTTGGTGACCTTGCTCAAGAACTGGTCAGGTGTTACCCTTCTAACAGGAGAGGTAAAACCCATGGAGAAGTACCCGGAAGATGTGGGTTACACAGCGGATGGAATAATAAGTTTGATAATGCGCACGGAGGATAACGTGATAAAGAGATACATTCAAATTCTGAAAATGAGGGGTACAAACCACAGCATGTCCATACACCCCCTTGAAATAACAAACAAGGGCATATCCGTTTTAAAGGCCCAGTTCTAA
- a CDS encoding winged helix-turn-helix domain-containing protein, with the protein MDSVPLERIVKILTDGYAIKILAATTRDVKSAIDLSQELNVPIAACYRRLHMLENAGLIHVQERTTPKGKKMKYYRSKIKRANIHIEDNTLIVELIFSNGNIKKYSGKIVAG; encoded by the coding sequence ATGGATAGTGTTCCCCTGGAGAGGATAGTTAAAATTTTAACGGATGGCTATGCAATAAAGATCCTCGCTGCCACAACCAGAGATGTTAAGAGCGCCATAGATCTGAGTCAGGAACTGAACGTGCCGATTGCTGCCTGCTACAGAAGACTGCATATGCTTGAAAATGCAGGGCTAATCCACGTTCAGGAGAGAACCACTCCAAAGGGTAAGAAGATGAAGTACTATCGTTCAAAGATAAAGCGGGCAAACATACACATTGAGGACAACACGCTAATTGTTGAACTCATATTCTCAAATGGAAACATAAAAAAGTACAGTGGTAAGATTGTGGCTGGATGA
- a CDS encoding helix-turn-helix domain-containing protein, whose product MRIVEDNTYAWDVLRHLSDPYSVRILRATLHRPLDAITLSNTLGIPIAVCYRRLRELERLKLIEAVGRKLTQKGKWITLYKARIKDATVVMKEGKLYLRISFRWGDEQELEVE is encoded by the coding sequence ATGAGAATCGTAGAGGATAACACCTATGCCTGGGACGTGCTTCGACATCTCTCCGACCCATACTCTGTGAGAATTCTAAGAGCCACGTTGCACAGGCCTCTGGATGCAATAACCCTAAGCAATACGCTGGGCATACCCATAGCAGTGTGTTACAGAAGGCTTAGAGAACTTGAGCGTCTGAAACTGATAGAGGCTGTGGGAAGAAAATTGACACAGAAGGGTAAATGGATTACCCTTTACAAAGCCCGCATAAAGGACGCCACCGTAGTTATGAAAGAGGGGAAATTGTACCTGCGAATTTCCTTCCGCTGGGGGGATGAGCAGGAACTGGAAGTGGAGTAG